CCCGCGCCAGCCCATCCAGCTTGTCGCGCGCGATGTCGGAGGCGAAGACCGTTGCACCTTCGGCAATGAACGCCTCCGCGATCGCGCGGCCGATCCCCTGGCCGGCGGCCGTGACGACCGCGATCTTTCCCTTCAGCCTGCCCGCCATCGAGTTCCTCCCGTCAGTGCCGGTGCGCCGCACTCCCGTCGGCGCAGGCGCCATACTCCACCTCGACAGTGGCATGGCCGATGCCGTGGCGCGATGCAAGCCGCTGCTTGATCGCCGTCACAACGCCGAAGGCGTCCGCACCGTCGTTGAGGCAGGCGTGCAGGGTCGCCATGTTGCGCGATCCGTCCATCGACCAGACATGCATGTGGTGCACTTCCCGCACCCCCTTCACGCCGCTCTCAATGTCCTTGGCCACGGCATCCCGGTCGACGTTTGCGGGGACCCCTTCCAGAAGGACATGGGCGGCCTCCTTCATCAGCCGCCAGGCGGTCGACAGGATCAGCAGCGCCACCAGCACCGAGAGGATCGGGTCGATCGGCGTCCAGCCGGTCAAAAGGATGATGATGGCCGCGGCGATGGCCGCGACAGAGCCCAGCATATCGCCGATGACATGGACCAGCGCGCCGCGCATGTTGAGGCTGTTGCGGTCGCCGCCGTGCAGCACGAGGAAACCGGCGATGTTGACGACCAGACCGAGAACCGCAACCCAGAACATCGGCCCTGCCAGAACCGGGGGCGGGTTCATGAAACGGAGCACCGCCTCGTAGCAGATCCACACCGCGATCGCGAAGATGGTGATGCCGTTGGTATAGGCGACAAGCGTCTTCACCCGTCCGAAGCCGTAGGTCATGCGCATCGTCGCTGGCCGTTCCGCCAGCCTGAACGCGAACCAGGCGAGCCAGAGTGCGATCGAATCGGTCAGCATATGGCCGGCGTCCGCGATCAGCGCCAACGATCCCGTCACCAGTCCGCCGATGGCCTCGGCGACCATGAAGCCGCCGGTGAGCAGCGCCGCGATGAACACACGCGTCTTGTCGGCACCTTCGGCATGATCGTGGGAATGTCCGCCGTGCGAATGGCCTTCGTGCCCGTGCGCATGGTCGTGATGATCGTGGTGGTCGTGATGGCCTGACATGGCAAAGCTCCGTCTTTTGCGGACGGCTTACGCCAGCCCGGCGACGTTATGCTATTCCACCGGCCGCGATCGGAAATCTTCCAGTCGCCGCTTCTGATGTCCCGCCGCGTCGAAGTTCGCCGGGTCGAGCCAGGCCTCGTAGGCGCGTTTCAGATCCGGCCACTCCGTGTCGATGATCGAATACCAGGCAGTATCGCGGTTTTCGCCTTTGACGATCAGGTGCTGGCGGAAGATGCCCTCGAAGGAAAAGCCGAAGCGCTTGGCCGCCCGCTTCGACGGCTCGTTGCGGTTGTTGCACTTCCACTCGTAGCGGCGATAGCCGAGGTCGTCGAAGACGTATTTCGCGAACAGATACTGCGCCTCTGTCGACAGACGCGAGCGCTGCATCTTCGGCCCCCAGTGGATGTTGCCGATCTCGATCACGCCATAGGTCGGGTCGATCCGCATCAGGGTCTGCCGGCCCACCGCCTCGCCGGTCGCCTTGTCGATGACGGCGAAGAACAGCGGGTCCTCGCTTGCCTCGACCTTGGAGAGCCAGGCATCGAAGCTCGCGCGGTCGGACGGGGTGGTCTCGAACAGCCAGCGGAACCGGGCGTCGGCTTCGTCCTCGGTCGCGGCCCTGTAGAGACCATCGCCATGTTTCGCCACGCTTAAGGGCTCCAGCCGGACATACCGTCCCTCCAGCACTGTGCGTTGCGGACGCGGTCGCGGGGTCCAGTTCGAGAGATCTTGCATGGGTCTTCCCTTGAAGGCGGACGCCGGAATATGCTCCCCGCCGATTTGACTTCCATACTAGGTCAGAATTCTGGGTCAATTGATTGGTCCAGAGCGAAATACCGTTCGGAACACCGAGGAAACATGACGCTCCACACAGTCCCCGCCTTCGACCGCATCGGCGAGGAGAACGCCTTTGCGGTGCTTGCCCGCGCCACGGTACTTGCCCAGTCGGGCAAGGACATCATTAATCTCGGCATTGGCCAGCCGGATTTCCGCACGCCCGACCACATTGTCGAGGCCGCCATCAAGGCCCTGCGCGACGGCCATCACGGCTACACGCCCGCCACCGGCCTGCTCGCCTGCCGCGAGGCAGTGGCGCGGCGAACGCTGGCGACCACCGGCGTCGAGGTGTCGCCGGAAAACGTGATGATCCTGCCCGGCGGCAAGCCGACGATGTATGCGGCAATCGTCATGTTCGGCGAGCCGGGCGCCGAGATCATGTATCCGGACCCCGGCTTCCCGATCTATCGCTCGATGATCGAGTTCACCGGCGCGACGCCCGTGCCGATTCCGGTGCGCGAGGAGAACGGCTTCGCCTTCTCGGCCGAGGAGACGCTGGCGCTGATCACGCCGAAGACGCGGCTGATCATCCTCAATTCGCCCGCCAACCCGACCGGAGGCGTGACGCCGAAGGCCGAGATCGAGAAGCTGGTGAAGGGGCTGGAGAAGCATCCCGACGTCGCGATCCTGTCCGACGAGATCTACGACGTGATGACCTATGACGGCGAGGTGCACACCTCGCTGCTCACCTTCCCCTCGATCCGCGACCGGCTGATCGTGCTCAACGGCTGGTCCAAGACCTGGGCGATGACCGGCTGGCGCATGGGCTGGTCGATATGGCCGGACAGGCTCTACAACCTCGTGCGCAAGCTCGCGGTCAACTGCTGGTCCTG
The Mesorhizobium australicum genome window above contains:
- a CDS encoding cation diffusion facilitator family transporter; the encoded protein is MSGHHDHHDHHDHAHGHEGHSHGGHSHDHAEGADKTRVFIAALLTGGFMVAEAIGGLVTGSLALIADAGHMLTDSIALWLAWFAFRLAERPATMRMTYGFGRVKTLVAYTNGITIFAIAVWICYEAVLRFMNPPPVLAGPMFWVAVLGLVVNIAGFLVLHGGDRNSLNMRGALVHVIGDMLGSVAAIAAAIIILLTGWTPIDPILSVLVALLILSTAWRLMKEAAHVLLEGVPANVDRDAVAKDIESGVKGVREVHHMHVWSMDGSRNMATLHACLNDGADAFGVVTAIKQRLASRHGIGHATVEVEYGACADGSAAHRH
- a CDS encoding GNAT family N-acetyltransferase, whose protein sequence is MQDLSNWTPRPRPQRTVLEGRYVRLEPLSVAKHGDGLYRAATEDEADARFRWLFETTPSDRASFDAWLSKVEASEDPLFFAVIDKATGEAVGRQTLMRIDPTYGVIEIGNIHWGPKMQRSRLSTEAQYLFAKYVFDDLGYRRYEWKCNNRNEPSKRAAKRFGFSFEGIFRQHLIVKGENRDTAWYSIIDTEWPDLKRAYEAWLDPANFDAAGHQKRRLEDFRSRPVE
- a CDS encoding pyridoxal phosphate-dependent aminotransferase, with amino-acid sequence MTLHTVPAFDRIGEENAFAVLARATVLAQSGKDIINLGIGQPDFRTPDHIVEAAIKALRDGHHGYTPATGLLACREAVARRTLATTGVEVSPENVMILPGGKPTMYAAIVMFGEPGAEIMYPDPGFPIYRSMIEFTGATPVPIPVREENGFAFSAEETLALITPKTRLIILNSPANPTGGVTPKAEIEKLVKGLEKHPDVAILSDEIYDVMTYDGEVHTSLLTFPSIRDRLIVLNGWSKTWAMTGWRMGWSIWPDRLYNLVRKLAVNCWSCVNAPSQYAGIAAIDGPQDDVDKMMRAFDRRRKVVVEGLNALPGVSCITPKGAFYAFPNVSGTGWKAKKLASALLEETGVALIGGPDFGVLGEGYMRLSYANSEENILRALERIEEFLKR